A genome region from Penicillium psychrofluorescens genome assembly, chromosome: 3 includes the following:
- a CDS encoding uncharacterized protein (ID:PFLUO_005507-T1.cds;~source:funannotate), which translates to MSSLASGLFKSLPKPKYTGEEEELPAHAQPRGPRVVGADQLDETQVVLRRTGPPPYGNRAGWRPRAPEDFGDGGAFPEILVAQYPLDMGRKGTSSTSNALAVQVDAEGKVNYDAIARRGHGDNHIVHASFKDLIPLRQRVDMGEVSLDRPSEEEVQEQMEKTKTALANLVEGAVSAQKPKNVKGGKRAEPTFVRYTPANQMGDNTNKNDRIMKIVERQQDPMEPPKFKHKKIPRGPPSPPPPVMHSPPRKLTAEDQEAWKIPPPVSNWKNPKGYTVPLDKRLAADGRGLQENTINDKFAQFAEALFTADRHAREEVSLRAQMQQKLAEKEKAQKEEHLRQLAQKAREERAGPSQQRASRARSTSQSVSRSPSPYSSRSGSPSGDEAAREREEQRRERRQEAQRQLRQSRMGAERRIQTMAREQNRDISEKVALGLAKPTQSSESMWDSRLFNQTSGMHAGFNEDNPYDKPLFAAQDAINSIYRPRAQVDADDEEEAGEGEMSKLQKTNRFEVLGRAKEGFKGAADAEERQGPVQFEKDTADPFGIDSMIADVTSGAGQKRYGIQEAERDDRGSKRARVEEDD; encoded by the exons tggcgaggaagaagagctacCGGCGCACGCGCAACCCCGGGGCCCGCGTGTAGTGGGCGCCGACCAGCTCGACGAAACACAAGTTGTCCTACGG AGAACTGGTCCTCCCCCCTACGGAAACCGTGCAGGATGGCGACCGCGGGCGCCCGAAGATTTTGGCGATGGCGGTGCCTTTCCGGAAATTCTCGTCGCGCAATATCCCCTTGACATGGGCCGCAAGGGGACATCATCGACTTCGAATGCGCTAGCCGTGCAGGTTGATGCGGAGGGCAAAGTCAATTACGATGCGATCGCGCGGCGCGGACACGGGGACAACCACATTGTCCATGCTTCGTTCAAGGATCTGATCCCGCTCCGGCAGCGGGTGGATATGGGAGAGGTTTCGTTGGATCGGccatcggaggaggaggtccaggagcagatggagaAAACCAAGACCGCGCTGGCAAACTTGGTCGAGGGAGCTGTGTCCGCgcagaagccgaagaacGTCAAGGGCGGAAAGAGGGCAGAGCCGACGTTTGTGCGATACACCCCGGCGAATCAGATGGGTGACAACACGAACAAAAATGATCGCATCATGAAAATCGTTGAGAGACAGCAGGATCCGATGGAGCCGCCCAAGTTCAAGCACAAGAAGATCCCCCGTGGCCCGCCATCCCCTCCGCCTCCGGTCATGCACTCGCCGCCCCGTAAGCTGACCGCCGAGGACCAAGAAGCCTGGAAAATTCCGCCTCCCGTATCGAATTGGAAGAATCCGAAGGGTTACACGGTCCCCTTGGACAAACGTCTAGCCGCGGATGGTCGTGGACTGCAAGAAAATACGATCAACGACAAGTTCGCCCAGTTCGCAGAGGCCCTGTTTACAGCGGACCGGCACGCTCGCGAGGAAGTGTCGCTCCGAGCTCAGATGCAACAGAAGCTggcagagaaggagaaagcACAGAAGGAGGAGCATCTTCGACAGCTGGCACAGAAGGCACGCGAGGAGCGCGCCGGTCCCAGCCAGCAGCGCGCTTCACGGGCAAGATCAACTTCTCAAAGTGTCAGCCGCAGTCCGTCTCCATACTCTTCTAGGTCAGGTTCCCCAAGTGGTGACGAGGCAGCACGGGAAcgcgaggagcagcgccGTGAGCGGCGCCAGGAAGCTCAGCGTCAGCTTCGCCAGTCTCGTATGGGTGCTGAGCGTCGCATTCAGACTATGGCGCGAGAGCAAAACCGTGATATCTCCGAGAAGGTCGCGCTGGGCCTGGCCAAACCGACGCAGAGCTCCGAGTCTATGTGGGATTCCCGTCTATTCAACCAAACTAGCGGTATGCATGCCGGTTTCAACGAAGACAACCCCTACGATAAGCCGCTGTTCGCCGCGCAGGACGCCATCAACAGCATCTACCGTCCCCGAGCGCAAGtcgacgccgacgatgaagaagaagccggcgaGGGTGAAATGAGCAAGCTCCAGAAGACCAACCGATTCGAGGTTCTAGGACGGGCCAAGGAGGGTTTCAAGGGTGCTGCTGATGCAGAGGAACGCCAGGGCCCCGTTCAATTCGAGAAGGACACCGCCGATCCGTTCGGTATCGACAGCATGATTGCCGATGTGACTTCAGGAGCTGGTCAGAAACGCTATGGTATTCAGGAAGCTGAACGGGATGACCGCGGCTCGAAGCGGGCGAgagttgaagaagatgattaG
- a CDS encoding uncharacterized protein (ID:PFLUO_005508-T1.cds;~source:funannotate), whose amino-acid sequence MAPWILGDKFNTVYPHKGSIKALWETKWKFPCQKSVYPFHDGMYEDFEPIFQKLIAENINDAFTDAYTNAFLPTVRALENEAAEAMSAGKKDRASDLYRRAAVVLRISRFPYVSPSTKPETSIKRAAFERQKHLYLKAASLWSPPIKEVVIPHARRAGKDGAQIPLYVRLPEEASAQNKVPVVLLMTGLDGYRPDNSQRTHEIIGRGWATVVCEIPGTADSPADPADPESPDRLWSSVLEYMAQQPEFDMTRVAAWGLSAGGFYAIRAACTHRDRLAGSVAHGPGSHYFLDSEWLSRVNDHEYPFTLTPCLAEKFGYADVADFEKNAQKKFSLVETGVVDQPNCRLLMLNGVNDGVVPIEDSMVLFSHGGPKEGRFFNGLVHMGYPDSLPVAYKWLEDVLSPNASELKN is encoded by the exons atggcgccGTGGATTCTCGGAGACAAATTCAACACAGTCTACCCTCACAAGGGGTCTATCAAGGCCCTCTGGGAGACCAAGTGGAAATTCCCC TGCCAGAAATCCGTGTATCCATTCCACGATGGCATGTACGAGGACTTCGAGCCCATCTTTCAGAAGCTTATTGCG GAGAACATCAACGATGCCTTCACGGACGCCTACACCAATGCGTTCCTGCCCACCGTCAGGGCGCTGGAGAACGAAGCCGCGGAAGCCATGAGCGCCGGCAAAAAGGACCGGGCATCAGACCTGTACCGTCGTGCAGCGGTGGTTCTCCGAATCTCGCGCTTCCCCTACGTCAGCCCGTCGACCAAGCCCGAGACATCTATCAAGCGCGCTGCTTTCGAGCGCCAGAAGCATCTGTACCTCAAAGCAGCCTCGCTGTGGAGCCCTCCCATTAAGGAAGTGGTGATTCCGCATGCACGCCGTGCGGGCAAAGACGGCGCTCAGATCCCGCTGTACGTGAGGCTGCCGGAGGAAGCCAGCGCGCAGAACAAAGTGCCCGTTgtgctgctgatgacgggACTGGATGGCTACCGTCCTGACAATAGCCAGCGCACGCACGAGATCATTGGTCGCGGCTGGGCGACTGTTGTCTGTGAGATTCCTGGTACTGCGGACTCGCCTGCTGATCCCGCGGACCCGGAGTCGCCTGATCGGCTGTGGTCCAGCGTTCTGGAGTACATGGCTCAGCAGCCTGAATTCGATATGACCCGTGTCGCGGCTTGGGGTCTGAGTGCGGGTGGCTTCTATGCTATTCGCGCTGCTTGTACGCACCGTGATCGTCTGGCTGGATCTGTTGCTCACGGTCCGGGCTCTCATTACTTCCTGGATAGCGAGTGGTTGAGCCGCGTCAATGACCATGAATATCCTTTTAC ACTCACTCCCTGTCTCGCAGAGAAATTCGGCTACGCCGATGTGGCCGATTTCGAGAAGAACGCGCAGAAGAAATTCTCTCTCGTCGAGACCGGTGTTGTTGACCAGCCGAACTGCCGGCTTCTGATGCTCAAC GGTGTGAACGACGGCGTTGTACCCATTGAGGACTCGATGGTCCTCTTCAGCCACGGCGGGCCCAAAGAAGGACG ATTCTTCAACGGCCTCGTGCACATGGGATACCCGGATAGTCTGCCGGTTGCCTACAAATGGCTGGAGGATGTGCTTTCTCCTAACGCTTCGGAGTTGAAGAACTAA
- a CDS encoding uncharacterized protein (ID:PFLUO_005509-T1.cds;~source:funannotate) yields MVVTNPNAAQPELAGKVALVTGGGRGIGAGIALELAKKGASVAVNYSSSPAAAENVVQDIEALGMGARGAAFQADLTKLEAIENLFRQVVAHFGQLDIVVSNSGTEKFKPLNETSLEDFNEVFDLNTRAQFFVAKNAYDYIQPGGSVVLMSSIAAGIGVPGHALYAGSKSAVEGFTRCFAADFGKKGCTVNAIAPAGVKSDMWLSNSWRYAPGCDQNSSLEEIEKALAHGSPLKRCGVPADIGRVVAFLSSPAGEWINGQILPLNGGANI; encoded by the exons ATGGTCGTTACCAACCCCAACGCCGCCCAGCCCGAGCTCGCTGGAAAAGTCGCTCTCGTGACCGGCGGCGGTCGTGGCATCGGTGCCGGAATCGCATTGGAGTTGGCAAAGAAAGGTGCCTCTGTTGCCGTCAACTATTCCAGCAGCCCAGCGGCCGCTGAAAATGTCGTTCAAGATATCGAGGCGCTGGGAATGGGTGCTCGTGGCGCCGCCTTCCAAGCAGACCTGACAAAGCTGGAGGCGATTGAGAACCTGTTCCGACAGGTTGTCGCACACTTCGGACAGCTGGACATTGTTGTTTCGAACTCGGGAACTGAGAAGTTCAAGCCATTGAACGAGACATCGCTGGAAGACTTCAACGAAGTGTTTGATCTCAACACCCGCGCCCAGTTCTTCGTCGCCAAGAACGCCTACGACTACATCCAGCCCGGCGGAAGTGTAGTGCTAATGTCCTCGATCGCCGCTGGCATTGGTGTTCCGGGCCATGCCCTGTATGCTGGCAGCAAGAGTGCTGTCGAGGGTTTCACGCGCTGCTTCGCGGCGGATTTCGGCAAGAAGGGCTGCACCGTCAATGCGATTGCTCCCGCCGGCGTCAAGAGTGACATGTGGCTCAGCAACTCATGGCGCTATGCGCCGGGCTGCGATCAGAACTCATCTcttgaggagattgagaaggcCCTCGCCCACGGCAGCCCGCTCAAACGCTGCGGTGTCCCAGCGGACATCGGCCGCGTTGTGGCGTTCTTGTCTAGCCCCGCCGGGGAATGGATTAACG GTCAAATTTTGCCGTTGAATGGTGGTGCCAACATTTGA
- a CDS encoding uncharacterized protein (ID:PFLUO_005510-T1.cds;~source:funannotate) translates to MSPAIKNSTEPNLDISFPDYLVLSKLVFDWADSYDAKDWDRLRSIIAPTLTVDYTKIGLKRWDNMSANEYMAMVTHPGFLGDRTIKTQHLLGQTWWEKISDTEVIGHHQLRAAHQVYTDIDLETVKLRGHSHATNEHYYRKVDGVWKFAGLKPNVRWNELRFEEVFKGLD, encoded by the exons ATGTCTCCTGCAATCAAGAACAGCACAGAACCTAATCTGGACATCAGCTTCCCAG ACTATCTTGTCCTATCCAAACTGGTATTCGACTGGGCTGACAGCTATGATGCTAAA GACTGGGACCGTCTCCGCAGCATCATTGCCCCAACACTGACC GTTGACTACACCAAAATCGGCCTGAAACGCTGGGACAACATGTCAGCCAACGAGtacatggcgatggtgacGCACCCAGGCTTCCTGGGTGACCGCACCATCAAGACCCAGCATCTGCTCGGCCAGAcatggtgggagaagatcTCCGACACTGAAGTCATTGGTCATCACCAGCTGCGTGCGGCGCACCAAGTCTACACCGATATCGATCTGGAGACCGTCAAGCTGCGTGGTCATTCCCACGCAACGAATGAGCATTATTATCGCAAGGTGGATGGGGTGTGGAAGTTTGCAGGCTTGAAGCCGAATGTTAGGTGGAATGAGTTGCGCTTCGAGGAGGTTTTCAAGGGGCTGGATTGA
- a CDS encoding uncharacterized protein (ID:PFLUO_005511-T1.cds;~source:funannotate), translating to MSKFSLVLLAAWAAKLGLAKDVYLAWDVTWVNAAPDGFERPVIGINDQWPCPQVDVDLGDRLIVDVYNGLGNESTGIHWHGFHQYMSGAMDGSTGVTQCPIAPGQSMRYDFMIEQTGSYWYHSHNMGQYPDGFRGPLIVHDPAPPFQYDDEFTITLSDWYHEQMPDLLNQYESQANGVTGFEPLPDSALINDNSATQIKVKPDTTYLVHIICVSNWPGHAWVFDEHEMTVVEVDGIYTEPYAVGDKMLRVAPGQRMSVLIHTKSDASENFAIWDTMDVNMMFVYEGRPAPPGYNPNATAWLVYDETKPLPPPPSFNDLEFVDDVTLTPLDHEPLLGPVDHQIVLDTSARDINGVPRFTVNNETYLEQEVPSLYTAMTVGPAFSSDPAVYGQVNPYVVRYGEVVEIVINNYHNNLHPWHLHGHQFQVLQRSAVDGGYFTGYYDSVSETPIRRDTIMVQNHGHVVIRFRANNPGVWLLHCHIEWHVMGGLMATIIEAPETFPQSETPIAADHIHDCAAYPAPFFGNAAGKQGLDLTGANTEVPVGSSGALYPPEESPAPVPPPAPVVPSGSAACHAAHPPSAPHEEPAPQAPSAPPHEEPAPQAPSAPHEEPAPAQAPSAPPHEEPAPPQAPSAPPHEEPAPQAPSAPPHEEPAPPQAPSAPPHEEPAPPQAPSAPPHEEPAPPQAPSAPPHEEPAPAQSYDEPIPVYSDDEPIIINSEDTEGWPFKENNAYVQVGHDKIKTHDSEPNDIPDVDEYLEQYENL from the exons ATGTCTAAATTCTCTTTAGTTCTACTGGCGGCATGGGCCGCCAAACTGGGGTTAGCCAAGGATGTCTATCTGGCGTGGGATGTCACTTGGGTCAACGCTGCCCCCGATGGATTTGAGCGTCCGGTAATTGGGATCAATGACCAATGGCCCTGTCCCCAGGTGGATGTGGATCTCGGTGACCGTCTGATTGTTGATGTGTACAACGGCCTTGGAAATGAGTCTACTGGTATTCACTGGCACGGCTTCCATCAGTACATGAGCGGTGCCATGGATGGGAGTACCGGGGTAACTCAGTGCCCCATTGCTCCGGGCCAGAGTATGCGCTATGACTTTATG ATTGAGCAAACTGGAAGCTACTGGTATCATTCGCACAATATGGGCCAGTATCCAGATGGCTTCCGTGGCCCTCTCATCGTTCACGACCCTGCGCCACCATTCCAGTACGATGATGAGTTTACCATCACTCTTAGTGACTGGTACCATGAGCAGATGCCGGATCTCCTCAACCAGTACGAGTCGCAAGCTAATGGGGTTACTGGTTTTGAACCACTCCCAGACTCCGCCTTGATCAATGACAACTCAGCAACACAGATCAAGGTCAAGCCAGATACGACGTACCTGGTCCATATCATCTGTGTATCAAATTGGCCTGGTCATGCGTGGGTCTTCGATGAGCATGAAATGACGGTCGTTGAAGTGGACGGCATTTATACGGAACCTTACGCTGTTGGAGACAAGATGCTGCGTGTTGCCCCTGGCCAGCGCATGAGTGTTCTGATCCACACCAAGAGCGATGCCAGCGAGAACTTTGCCATCTGGGACACCATGGACGTCAATATGATGTTCGTCTACGAGGGCCGACCCGCTCCACCTGGCTACAACCCCAACGCTACTGCTTGGCTTGTCTATGACGAGACTAAGCCCCTGCCTCCGCCTCCGTCGTTCAATGACCTAGAATTCGTTGACGATGTTACCCTGACCCCTCTTGACCACGAACCGCTTCTGGGACCCGTGGATCACCAAATCGTTCTTGACACTTCCGCCCGGGATATCAATGGCGTCCCTCGGTTTACTGTCAACAACGAGACCTACCTGGAACAAGAGGTCCCATCACTGTACACGGCCATGACAGTTGGGCCGGCATTTTCATCTGATCCCGCTGTCTATGGCCAAGTCAACCCTTACGTGGTTCGATACGGCGAAGTCGTTGAAATCGTTATCAACAACTATCACAACAACCTGCACCCGTGGCACTTGCACGGTCACCAGTTCCAAGTACTGCAGAGATCGGCTGTCGATGGAGGCTATTTCACCGGCTACTACGATAGTGTGTCTGAAACTCCGATCCGGCGTGATACCATCATGGTGCAGAACCACGGCCATGTTGTCATTCGTTTCCGTGCAAATAACCCTGGTGTATGGTTGCTGCACTGCCATATTGAATGGCACGTTATGGGTGGCTTGATGGCGACCATCATCGAGGCTCCGGAGACTTTCCCGCAGTCTGAGACGCCAATTGCTGCCGACCACATACATGATTGCGCTGCTTACCCTGCCCCGTTCTTTGGGAACGCCGCTGGCAAGCAAGGCCTTGATCTGACCGGTGCTAACACTGAGGTGCCCGTTGGAAGCTCAGGTGCCTTGTACCCTCCGGAGGAGAGCCCTGCTCCTGTGCCACCCCCAGCTCCGGTTGTTCCTTCTGG ATCTGCTGCTTGTCACGCCGCTCATCCTCCGTCGGCACCtcatgaagagcctgctcctcaagctccTTCGGCACCTCCtcatgaagagcctgctcctcaagctccctcGGCACCtcatgaagagcctgctcctgctcaagctccctcggcgcctcctcatgaagagcctgctcctcctcaagctccctcggcgcctcctcatgaagagcctgctcctcaagctccTTCGGCACCTCCtcatgaagagcctgctcctcctcaagctccctcggcgcctcctcatgaagagcctgctcctcctcaagctccctcggcgcctcctcatgaagagcctgctcctcctcaagctccctcGGCACCTCCtcatgaagagcctgctccCGCTCAGTCTTATGATGAGCCGATTCCAGTTTATTCTGATGATGAGCCTATTATCATTAATTCGGAGGACACAGA AGGATGGCCCTTCAAGGAGAACAACGCCTATGTTCAGGTTGGTCATGACAAGATCAAGACCCATGACTCAGA ACCTAATGATATTCCTGATGTTGATGAGTACTTGGAGCAGTACGAAAATCTGTAG
- a CDS encoding uncharacterized protein (ID:PFLUO_005512-T1.cds;~source:funannotate) — MPATMDSSMTLIDAQVNFLDENLVLVHIPLDLYPYFLKAVLRLLFDEIPPHQEEGFEDEDVVLDDIDPRFGGRSNDQPAFLNISITPVEVSVICPRRLVDKYFTPLMDQLDRVNASLRSRVEVSENDYIAMQVLGQGLEAGKRVLELTSPLAMAGIKTSVMSALESRGFQFDHATDAFVNSPLGSPLPHLERRLSNAVPLVTPPPSTIAELQSRTFDSLRKHQISPYVNDSLRLVQCAAHHQYNREEESSMSILRDALTTVLLVDEPRFLSLTLPSLDPAASLLLEKRLLPRFARHSSSRQDYDDGSGLLLGSKEDCLIPIMLDLRGLPLEATGIVCGVAGRLAEATHSLGGHETNGNDNHSNKNSANVSIVGSHGSSVLGSVPALFDTIGTRLATSSKKHTLPPLPPTTHHHLQPDVDSTADAVEISFLSTARAGTIIVGEDELRRAIDALEAEKGCEARLEDAPLQMENPTDANVEVV, encoded by the exons ATGCCAGCGACGATGGATTCATCCATGACCCTGATCGATGCCCAGGTTAATTTCCTT GACGAGAACCTTGTATTGGTGCACATCCCATTGGACCTGTACCCGTACTTCCTGAAGGCAGTACTCAGACTGCTCTTCGATGAGATTCCTCCACACCAAGAAGAGGGattcgaagacgaagatgTGGTCCTCGATGATATCGATCCTAGATTTGGCGGGAGATCGAACGATCAGCCTGCGTTCCTGAATATCTCCATCACCCCCGTGGAAGTCTCTGTGATCTGCCCACGGCGACTAGTCGACAAATACTTTACGCCTCTAATGGACCAACTGGATCGGGTTAATGCCTCGCTGCGATCTCGTGTAGAGGTCAGCGAAAATGATTATATCGCCATGCAGGTTCTCGGACAGGGCCTTGAGGCCGGCAAGCGTGTCTTGGAGCTGACCAGCCCgctcgccatggctggaaT CAAAACAAGCGTGATGTCCGCCCTCGAAAGCCGCGGCTTCCAGTTCGACCATGCAACAGACGCATTCGTCAATAGCCCACTAGGCTCACCCTTGCCGCACCTAGAGAGAAGATTGAGCAACGCCGTTCCCCTGGTAACCCCACCACCATCTACAATAGCGGAGCTCCAATCCCGCACATTCGATAGCCTGCGCAAGCACCAGATCTCGCCTTACGTCAACGACTCACTCCGTCTCGTGCAATGCGCAGCACATCATCAATACAaccgcgaagaagaaagttCAATGTCCATCCTCCGCGATGCACTAACAACAgttcttctcgtcgatgaGCCgcgctttctctctctcacccTCCCATCCCTGGACCCTGCCGCGTCACTCCTGCTCGAAAAGCGTCTTCTGCCTCGCTTTGCGAGACACTCCAGTTCTCGTCAGGACTACGATGATGGATCTGGTCTTCTCCTAGGCTCAAAAGAGGACTGTCTTATTCCCATCATGCTCGATCTCAGAGGCCTTCCTCTCGAGGCGACGGGTATCGTCTGCGGTGTGGCGGGTCGTCTCGCGGAGGCGACCCATTCTCTAGGAGGGCACGAAACTAATGGCAACGATAACCATAGCAATAAGAATAGCGCCAACGTCAGCATCGTTGGAAGTCACGGGAGCAGTGTTTTGGGCTCTGTGCCTGCACTCTTCGACACGATCGGAACCCGATTAGCTACGTCTAGCAAGAAACAtaccctccctcccttgCCACCAACGACACATCACCATCTTCAGCCAGATGTCGATTCCACAGCGGATGCAGTAGAGATCAGCTTTCTAAGCACGGCGCGTGCGGGAACGATTATTGTTGGAGAGGATGAACTTCGTCGGGCGATTGATGCCCTTGAGGCTGAGAAGGGCTGTGAAGCTCGTTTGGAAGATGCGCCGTTGCAAATGGAGAATCCTACTGATGCAAACGTTGAGGTCGTATAA
- a CDS encoding uncharacterized protein (ID:PFLUO_005513-T1.cds;~source:funannotate), producing MSKLLVVFGATGQQGRSVIDAVLEDPELSKEYSVRAITRDPTRAAALNLQSRGVEVIKGDVDDPKSLPVALAQAHTVFIVTITVYDDHLKSREFRQTRDVADTAVAAGAQYIIYSSCVAAESLWGRPVTAFDSKAASEAYIRTLPVKSAFFLPGMFMQNYLTNQMPQPLSQEGDETTYAIASFISPDAPMPLIETVKDGGKYVGAILANPDKYAGSMFFAATAMYSYREIAEIITRVTGKKTIYTQIPLEQWVSYLPPGSGKAMTEMMRWVESPGCFGPQSKEKVDLTVQQVKTKLTTFEEFVAAHDIV from the coding sequence ATGAGCAAACTTCTTGTCGTCTTCGGTGCCACAGGTCAGCAGGGCCGCTCTGTAATCGACGCCGTCCtggaagacccagagctCTCGAAAGAATACTCGGTGCGCGCAATCACTCGAGATCCGACGCGCGCGGCAGCCCTGAACCTGCAAAGCCGAGGTGTGGAAGTCATCAAGGGTGATGTGGATGATCCAAAATCGCTCCCTGTGGCCCTTGCGCAGGCTCACACCGTTTTCATTGTTACTATCACGGTTTATGATGACCATCTCAAGAGCCGCGAGTTTCGGCAGACCCGAGATGTGGCCGACACAGCCGTCGCCGCGGGGGCTCAGTATATCATATACAGCTCATGCGTGGCCGCTGAAAGTCTCTGGGGAAGACCAGTCACCGCATTTGATTCGAAGGCAGCTTCAGAAGCTTACATCCGAACTTTGCCCGTGAAAAGTGCCTTTTTCCTGCCCGGCATGTTTATGCAAAACTATCTCACGAACCAAATGCCGCAGCCGCTGTCCCAGGAAGGTGACGAGACCACCTACGCTATTGCCAGTTTCATCTCCCCAGATGCACCTATGCCACTGATCGAAACCGTCAAGGATGGCGGTAAGTACGTGGGTGCCATTCTTGCCAATCCTGACAAGTATGCCGGAAGTATGTTCTTCGCTGCGACCGCAATGTATAGCTACCGCGAGATCGCTGAAATTATCACTCGTGTCACCGGAAAGAAAACCATCTATACGCAGATTCCCCTGGAGCAATGGGTCAGCTATCTACCCCCAGGAAGTGGTAAAGCCATGACGGAAATGATGCGCTGGGTCGAGAGCCCGGGATGTTTTGGGCCTCAGAGCAAGGAGAAAGTCGATTTGACGGTTCAGCAGGTAAAAACAAAGCTGACCACGTTCGAGGAATTCGTGGCTGCACATGACATAGTGTAA
- a CDS encoding uncharacterized protein (ID:PFLUO_005514-T1.cds;~source:funannotate), which produces MASPIKNVALLGAGTLGSHVLEALASNPSFSVYVVTRGSTSTKFPTNVGVLETDYSYQSLVSIFTGNAIDAVVSTLPHHGLEAQDRAIEAAVASGVKRFVPSDFGTNTSDKRTLEIAEFLKPKAATVAKLRSLEGKGPKGEFSWTSVITGPFFDLGIKTDFLGLNLAQKSAVLYDGGNTTFSVTTLPQIGNAVSAILSKPSESANRYVFSATAKITQRNLLNILEKETGVEWTITENTTQGLLMEGKEKVAKGDLTGFFNFLYYCIFQGENTGNLWDGTPGFSDQESAQSVVKRVLAEVAAQA; this is translated from the exons ATGGCGAGTCCGATTAAAAACGTCGCCTTGCTTGGAGC TGGCACATTAGGGTCTCATGTCCTCGAAGCGCTTGCCTCAAATCCGTCATTTTCCGTCTATGTCGTGACCAGAGGATCTACTTCAACCAAATTCCCTACAAATGTGGGGGTTCTGGAAACAGATTATTCATACCAGTCGCTCGTATCCATCTTTACGGGAAATGCGATTGATGCTGTGGTTAGCACCCTTCCACACCACGGACTTGAGGCACAAGACCGGGCCATCGAGGCCGCTGTGGCATCGGGAGTAAAGCGTTTTGTTCCGTCTGATTTTGGTACAAACACTTCCGACAAGAGGACGCTCGAAATTGCGGAATTTCTTAAGCCCAAAGCAGCAACTGTTGCAAAGCTCAGGTCCCTTGAGGGTAAAGGCCCCAAAGGAGAATTTAGTTGGACGAGTGTCATCACGGGGCCATTTTTCGATCT AGGTATCAAAACGGATTTCCTCGGGCTCAATCTTGCTCAAAAAAGTGCTGTCCTCTACGACGGAGGCAACACCACATTTTCCGTGACGACACTCCCTCAGATTGGTAACGCTGTGTCCGCCATCCTCTCCAAACCATCTGAGTCTGCAAACAGATATGTATTCTCCGCTACTGCAAAGATCACGCAGCGCAATCTCCTCAATATCCTAGAGAAGGAGACCGGGGTCGAGTGGACTATCACCGAAAATACAACACAGGGACTTCTCATggagggaaaggagaaagTTGCAAAGGGTGATCTAACAGGATTTTTTAACTTTCTTTACTACTGCATCTTTCAGGGCGAGAATACCGGAAATCTGTGGGATGGTACACCCGGATTTAGCGATCAAGAATCTGCGCAGAGCGTGGTCAAGAGAGTGCTTGCTGAAGTTGCGGCTCAGGCATAG